The Ancylobacter sp. WKF20 genome contains a region encoding:
- a CDS encoding NAD(P)H-dependent oxidoreductase: MSTQHLSPQNSGLPTAPVSHRPLKIVGLSGGLSSPSRTLALVQHALGRIAGGAEAAGLSTTTQLVDIAALEGIGALRTRPAPDDVEAAFQTVEGADFLVVGSPVYKGSYSGLFKHFVDFLDYRGLIGLPVALLATGGSERHALVIEHQLRPLFAFFQAHPLGTGAFFTERDFAEGVVTPGAAEQRFDRLVEEAVHALAARHKAHHGALGKAA; encoded by the coding sequence ATGAGCACGCAGCATTTGAGCCCGCAGAATTCCGGCCTGCCGACGGCCCCCGTGTCCCACCGCCCGCTGAAGATCGTCGGCCTGAGCGGCGGTCTGTCCTCACCCTCGCGAACCCTCGCGCTGGTGCAGCATGCGCTGGGGCGCATTGCCGGCGGCGCCGAGGCGGCGGGGCTTTCGACCACCACCCAGCTCGTCGACATCGCGGCGCTGGAGGGCATCGGGGCGCTGCGCACGCGCCCGGCGCCGGATGATGTGGAGGCGGCGTTCCAGACGGTGGAGGGGGCGGATTTCCTCGTTGTCGGCTCGCCGGTCTACAAGGGGTCTTATTCCGGCCTGTTCAAGCATTTCGTCGATTTCCTCGACTATCGCGGGCTGATCGGCCTGCCGGTCGCGCTGCTCGCCACCGGCGGCAGCGAACGCCACGCGTTGGTGATCGAGCATCAGCTGCGCCCGCTCTTCGCCTTCTTCCAGGCCCACCCGCTGGGCACCGGCGCCTTCTTCACCGAACGCGATTTCGCCGAGGGTGTTGTCACGCCGGGAGCCGCCGAGCAGCGTTTCGATCGGCTGGTCGAGGAGGCCGTCCATGCCCTCGCGGCGCGTCACAAGGCGCATCACGGCGCGCTCGGAAAGGCCGCCTGA
- a CDS encoding aliphatic sulfonate ABC transporter substrate-binding protein: MSLAITRRSFAALAGAALALAGLAGAPALAAPPTEIRVDWATYSPVSIVLKDKKFLEEEFAKDGIAIRWVQSAGSNKALEFLNAGSLDFGSTAGAAALVGRINGNPIKSIYVYSRPEWTALVTRKDSGITKVSDLKGKSVAVTRGTDPHIFLIRALAANGLTDKDVRFVLLQHADGRLALTRGDVDAWAGLDPIMASAELEDGAVLFFRDPAANSWGVLNVREAFAQENPEIVKRVLAAYEKARKWAVENPKELAVLLEGATKLPAPVIARQLERTGLTYGPIGDAQKDTIIAAGKALQDAGVVAATVDVPATVNVLIDSRYLPPGS; encoded by the coding sequence ATGTCCCTCGCCATCACCCGGCGCTCCTTCGCCGCCCTCGCGGGTGCCGCCCTGGCGCTGGCCGGTCTCGCCGGCGCGCCGGCGCTGGCCGCCCCGCCCACCGAGATCCGCGTCGACTGGGCGACCTACAGCCCGGTGTCGATCGTGCTGAAGGACAAGAAGTTCCTCGAGGAGGAATTCGCCAAGGACGGCATCGCCATTCGCTGGGTGCAGTCCGCCGGCTCCAACAAGGCGCTGGAATTCCTCAATGCCGGTTCGCTCGACTTCGGCTCCACCGCCGGTGCGGCGGCGCTGGTCGGGCGCATCAACGGCAACCCGATCAAGTCGATCTATGTCTATTCGCGGCCCGAATGGACCGCGCTGGTGACGCGCAAGGACAGCGGCATCACCAAGGTGTCCGACCTCAAGGGCAAGAGCGTCGCCGTCACGCGCGGCACCGACCCGCACATCTTCCTCATCCGCGCTTTGGCCGCCAACGGCCTGACCGACAAGGATGTACGCTTCGTGCTGCTCCAGCACGCCGATGGCCGCCTCGCGCTGACCCGCGGCGATGTCGATGCCTGGGCCGGGCTCGACCCAATCATGGCCTCGGCCGAGCTGGAAGACGGCGCGGTGCTGTTCTTCCGCGATCCGGCCGCCAATAGCTGGGGCGTGCTGAATGTGCGCGAGGCCTTCGCGCAGGAGAACCCGGAGATCGTCAAGCGCGTGCTCGCCGCCTATGAGAAGGCGCGCAAATGGGCGGTCGAGAACCCGAAGGAGCTGGCGGTGCTGCTGGAAGGCGCGACCAAGCTCCCCGCCCCGGTCATCGCCCGCCAGCTCGAGCGCACGGGCCTCACCTATGGCCCGATCGGCGACGCGCAGAAGGACACCATCATCGCCGCCGGCAAGGCGCTGCAGGACGCCGGCGTCGTCGCCGCGACCGTCGACGTGCCCGCCACGGTGAATGTGCTGATCGATTCCCGCTACCTGCCGCCGGGATCCTGA
- a CDS encoding ABC transporter permease, with protein MSAADGIIETPLAAPTGATRRGAGGLRGWQRALLGLVLPLGAALAWELAVRFGLAQGRLLPAPSTILATLAELARNGDLGLHIRATLARVAAGFALGVAAGTLLGALAGASGLARALLDPTLQGLRAIPSIAWVPLFILWLGIFEASKVTLIAVGVAFPVYLGTLGAILSVDRKIIEVGRSFRLTRLQLARRILLPAVPPHYIVALRSGLGLGWMFVVAAEFMGASEGLGYLLVDGQQLGKPQQIVAAIVVFAILGKLTDAALVAATAPLLRWEDTAQRAAQGEG; from the coding sequence ATGAGCGCGGCGGACGGCATCATCGAGACTCCCCTCGCCGCCCCCACCGGGGCGACGCGGCGGGGCGCGGGCGGCTTGCGGGGCTGGCAGCGGGCGCTGCTGGGTCTCGTCCTGCCGCTCGGCGCCGCGCTGGCGTGGGAGCTCGCCGTCCGCTTCGGCCTCGCGCAGGGGCGGCTGCTGCCGGCCCCCAGCACCATCCTCGCCACGCTCGCCGAGCTGGCCCGCAATGGTGATCTCGGCCTCCACATTCGCGCCACGCTGGCCCGCGTCGCCGCCGGTTTCGCGCTGGGTGTCGCCGCCGGCACCCTGCTCGGCGCGCTGGCCGGGGCCTCGGGGCTTGCCCGCGCGCTGCTCGACCCCACGCTTCAGGGCCTGCGCGCCATTCCGTCCATCGCCTGGGTGCCGCTGTTCATCCTGTGGCTCGGCATTTTCGAGGCCTCCAAGGTCACGCTGATCGCGGTGGGCGTCGCCTTCCCGGTCTATCTCGGCACGCTCGGCGCCATTCTCTCGGTCGACCGCAAGATCATCGAGGTCGGCCGCAGCTTCCGCCTGACCCGCCTCCAGCTCGCCCGCCGCATCCTGCTGCCCGCCGTGCCGCCGCATTACATTGTGGCGCTGCGCTCGGGTCTCGGGCTCGGCTGGATGTTCGTTGTCGCCGCCGAGTTCATGGGTGCCTCCGAAGGGCTCGGCTATCTGCTGGTCGACGGCCAGCAGCTCGGCAAGCCCCAGCAGATCGTTGCCGCCATCGTCGTCTTCGCCATTCTCGGCAAGCTGACCGACGCCGCACTGGTCGCCGCCACCGCGCCGCTGCTGCGCTGGGAAGACACCGCCCAGCGCGCCGCGCAAGGCGAGGGCTGA